Proteins found in one Longimicrobium sp. genomic segment:
- a CDS encoding VOC family protein, which produces MPSHIPEGFHTVTPYLVVPGVARLIDFLREAFGAEELGRYAAPDGRIMHALVRIGDAMVEMGEPSEQWGPMPGNLHLYVEDADAVYARALQAGATSLSEPDLKPYGDREAGVRDPSGNNWFIATRQEQVSPEEFERRTAAAQQPA; this is translated from the coding sequence ATGCCCAGCCACATCCCCGAAGGCTTCCACACCGTCACGCCGTACCTGGTGGTCCCCGGCGTCGCCCGGCTGATCGACTTCCTCCGGGAGGCGTTCGGCGCGGAGGAGCTCGGCCGCTATGCAGCGCCGGACGGCCGGATCATGCACGCCCTGGTGCGCATCGGCGACGCGATGGTGGAGATGGGCGAGCCGAGCGAGCAGTGGGGGCCGATGCCGGGCAACCTGCACCTGTACGTGGAGGACGCCGACGCCGTGTACGCGCGCGCCCTCCAGGCGGGCGCCACGTCCCTCTCCGAGCCCGACCTCAAGCCGTACGGCGACCGCGAGGCCGGCGTGCGCGACCCCTCGGGCAACAACTGGTTCATCGCCACGCGCCAGGAGCAGGTGTCGCCCGAGGAGTTCGAGCGGCGCACCGCCGCCGCCCAGCAGCCGGCGTAG